A stretch of Myroides oncorhynchi DNA encodes these proteins:
- a CDS encoding tRNA1(Val) (adenine(37)-N6)-methyltransferase has product MFEFKQFTIQQDKCAMKVGTDGVLLGAWTPVDHNPYSVLDIGSGTGLLALMMAQRTYAEQIDGVEIDESAHEQAIDNFENSPWGDRLFCYHADLETFANEMEEEYDLIISNPPFYSEDYQTNDKQRDMARFQDAMPFDLLVEAVEYFLSEKGVFSVIIPAKEEDTMIRLAAEFGIYPFKVTRVRGNEQAEIKRSLIAFSRQLVDKIPLDELTIEVQRHQYTPAFEALVKDFYLKL; this is encoded by the coding sequence ATGTTTGAGTTTAAACAGTTCACAATACAGCAGGATAAATGCGCGATGAAAGTAGGTACAGATGGAGTGCTATTAGGCGCTTGGACACCTGTAGATCACAATCCTTATAGTGTATTAGACATTGGGTCAGGCACAGGACTATTAGCCTTAATGATGGCTCAGCGTACTTATGCTGAACAAATAGATGGAGTAGAAATAGATGAGAGTGCACATGAACAAGCGATAGACAACTTTGAGAACAGCCCTTGGGGAGATAGACTATTCTGCTACCATGCTGACTTAGAGACTTTCGCTAATGAGATGGAAGAAGAGTATGACTTGATTATCTCTAATCCTCCATTCTATAGTGAAGACTATCAAACAAATGATAAACAGAGAGACATGGCACGCTTTCAGGATGCTATGCCTTTTGACTTATTAGTTGAAGCTGTAGAATACTTCTTGTCTGAGAAAGGGGTATTTAGTGTGATTATTCCAGCTAAGGAAGAAGACACTATGATCCGTTTAGCAGCTGAATTTGGTATCTATCCGTTTAAGGTAACTCGCGTTCGAGGGAACGAACAAGCCGAAATCAAGCGTAGCTTAATTGCTTTTTCACGTCAATTAGTAGATAAAATACCGTTAGACGAGCTAACTATCGAAGTACAGAGACATCAGTACACCCCAGCATTTGAGGCACTTGTAAAGGATTTTTACTTAAAATTATAA
- a CDS encoding IS1595 family transposase codes for MEIFKGQNILNLVKELPDDESCKAYLSKIKWSNGFTCVKCGHKKGCLKSNHSYYCYNCEHVESSTANTLFHKVKFGLHKAFMIVFEMTTSTKSISSIQMGKRYGISQPTAWGFMHKVRLAMQSSEQSPMTETVHVDEFVVGGYEQGKPGRSYDTKKAKAVIAVELNTERKVKRAYVKCIDDYSAKSLTTIFEQHISEDANVVTDKWRGYNPLKKKYNITQKESDKGANFKELHVIIHQLKSWIRTVPSHINKKYIQAYFNEFVYRLNRSLFKETIFHNTIVKMVKAKPTTLNMISGN; via the coding sequence ATGGAAATTTTTAAGGGTCAAAACATTCTTAACTTAGTAAAAGAACTACCAGATGACGAATCTTGTAAAGCTTATCTAAGTAAAATAAAGTGGTCAAACGGTTTTACTTGTGTAAAATGTGGACACAAAAAAGGTTGCTTAAAATCTAATCATTCATACTATTGCTATAACTGTGAACATGTTGAAAGCTCAACAGCTAATACCTTATTTCACAAAGTCAAATTTGGTTTACATAAAGCATTTATGATTGTGTTTGAAATGACAACTTCTACCAAAAGCATATCTAGTATTCAAATGGGTAAACGCTATGGTATAAGCCAGCCAACAGCGTGGGGCTTTATGCATAAAGTTCGTTTAGCTATGCAAAGTAGCGAGCAATCTCCTATGACTGAGACAGTCCATGTTGATGAGTTTGTTGTAGGGGGATACGAACAAGGAAAACCAGGAAGAAGTTACGACACCAAAAAAGCTAAAGCAGTGATAGCTGTAGAGTTAAATACTGAAAGAAAAGTAAAAAGAGCCTATGTTAAGTGTATTGACGATTACTCTGCTAAGTCATTAACTACTATATTCGAACAACACATTTCAGAAGATGCTAATGTAGTTACAGATAAATGGAGGGGATACAATCCCTTGAAAAAAAAGTATAACATCACTCAAAAAGAAAGTGATAAAGGTGCTAATTTTAAAGAATTACACGTGATAATTCACCAACTTAAATCCTGGATTAGGACTGTACCTTCACATATCAATAAGAAATACATCCAAGCTTACTTTAATGAGTTCGTATATAGATTAAATAGATCCTTATTTAAGGAAACTATTTTTCATAACACAATTGTAAAGATGGTTAAAGCGAAACCAACCACTTTAAATATGATTAGCGGAAACTAA
- a CDS encoding GLPGLI family protein — MTKYLFFLFLVFTTPLVAQTPHIEIMRYNYKISVANGAKKLVRDGVAILDVNENKSRFTDLKNYEYLESLNTDTPQKNNQSIIKWTVFTDGKNTTFYDKIGLDLSYYEEDKNVIKWTIQPEVKTWNDYKVQEATASYKGREWTVLFTQDIPGQNGPYKFVNLPGFVVKAWDSENHFIELSI, encoded by the coding sequence ATGACTAAGTATTTGTTCTTTTTATTTCTAGTATTCACAACTCCTCTAGTAGCACAAACGCCCCACATAGAAATAATGCGATATAATTATAAGATTAGTGTGGCTAATGGTGCAAAGAAACTTGTACGTGATGGTGTAGCTATCTTAGATGTAAATGAGAATAAGAGTCGTTTTACTGATTTGAAAAACTATGAGTACTTAGAATCACTGAATACAGATACTCCACAGAAAAACAATCAATCTATTATTAAATGGACTGTCTTTACAGATGGTAAGAACACAACATTCTACGATAAGATAGGGCTAGATTTAAGCTATTATGAAGAAGATAAGAATGTAATAAAATGGACAATACAACCAGAAGTAAAAACTTGGAATGACTATAAAGTACAAGAAGCAACTGCATCTTATAAAGGCAGAGAGTGGACAGTACTGTTCACACAAGATATACCTGGGCAAAATGGTCCGTATAAATTCGTTAATCTACCAGGGTTTGTTGTTAAAGCTTGGGATAGCGAGAATCACTTTATTGAGTTATCTATTTAG
- a CDS encoding alpha/beta fold hydrolase: MSRLQEITITNHTLPNGTTHTFHFTYQVVGQPLHSAPIVLVNHALTGNSQVAGDNGWWNSLVGYDKVIDLNKYTVIAFDIPGNGYNKQETHLIQDYKAITTKVIAEVFWKALDRLHVSHLYAVIGGSLGGSIAWELAFLRPTAVDHLIPIATSCKASDWLIGNALVQDSILNNSTRPIEDARMHAMLLYRTPASLQQKFANGFKESENQYAIESWLKYHGQSLEDRFKLPAYKLMNHLLKTIGQEQTQDSLKAFAQQTSAQIHCIAVDTDYMFTNKEQEHTVALLKDCCKHITYQEIQSIHGHDAFLIEYEQLNNLLKPLF; this comes from the coding sequence ATGAGTCGCTTACAAGAAATAACAATCACTAATCACACACTACCAAACGGAACTACACATACTTTTCACTTCACCTATCAGGTGGTGGGACAACCCTTACACAGTGCTCCAATTGTGTTGGTGAACCACGCCTTGACAGGAAATAGTCAAGTGGCAGGAGACAACGGATGGTGGAATAGCTTAGTGGGTTATGATAAAGTAATCGACCTTAATAAATACACTGTTATCGCTTTTGACATTCCAGGAAATGGATACAACAAACAAGAGACTCACCTCATCCAAGATTATAAAGCAATAACTACTAAGGTTATCGCAGAAGTGTTTTGGAAAGCGTTAGACAGACTACACGTTAGTCACTTATACGCTGTCATCGGTGGAAGTTTAGGAGGAAGTATCGCTTGGGAATTAGCCTTCTTAAGACCAACAGCTGTAGATCATTTAATCCCTATCGCTACAAGTTGTAAAGCATCAGATTGGTTAATAGGAAATGCCTTAGTACAAGATAGCATTCTGAATAATTCGACTCGACCTATAGAAGATGCACGTATGCATGCTATGCTACTCTACCGTACTCCTGCATCGCTCCAGCAGAAGTTCGCCAATGGTTTTAAAGAAAGTGAAAACCAATACGCTATAGAGAGTTGGCTAAAGTACCATGGGCAGAGTTTAGAAGATCGCTTTAAACTACCCGCTTATAAGTTGATGAATCACCTTCTGAAAACAATAGGCCAAGAACAAACACAAGATAGTTTAAAGGCTTTTGCTCAACAAACAAGTGCACAAATACACTGTATAGCAGTAGATACAGATTATATGTTCACAAACAAAGAACAAGAGCACACAGTAGCCTTATTAAAAGACTGTTGTAAACACATTACATACCAAGAGATTCAATCAATACACGGCCACGATGCCTTTTTAATTGAATACGAACAATTAAACAATTTACTAAAACCATTATTCTAA
- a CDS encoding trans-sulfuration enzyme family protein, producing the protein MSTQTDILKHIPIDPHTGAIAVPIYQTSTFGQEAPGVNKGFDYGRTNNPTRQVLEDLIASLENGAKGFAFGSGLAAIDAVFKTLSQGDEVIAVANIYGGTYRLLNEVYAKFGIKTHYVDTTVVENIEKAINNKTKLIWIESPTNPTLRISDIQAIATIAKEHKVWLCVDNTFATPIAQKPLDLGADLVVHSATKYIAGHSDVVAGLVITKTEEIGKIIKFHQNSTGAILSPFDSFLTIRGIETLLLRYKGYSENALQIAEYLSTHPRINKIYYPGLKSHEGHELAKKQQKYYGGVISFDLKDNTKEAALKFIQGLELFILTEGLGGIKSLSNYPFEMSHGSVPKETKIQAGISESLIRLSIGLEETEDLIEDIKQALAQ; encoded by the coding sequence ATGAGTACCCAAACAGATATACTAAAACACATTCCGATAGACCCACATACAGGAGCTATAGCAGTGCCAATCTATCAGACCTCAACGTTCGGTCAAGAAGCACCAGGTGTTAATAAGGGATTTGATTACGGCCGTACTAATAACCCTACACGCCAAGTACTTGAAGATTTAATCGCTTCTTTAGAAAACGGAGCAAAGGGATTTGCTTTTGGAAGTGGGCTTGCAGCGATAGATGCAGTGTTTAAAACATTAAGTCAAGGAGATGAAGTCATTGCAGTAGCCAATATTTATGGTGGGACTTACAGACTGTTGAATGAGGTATATGCAAAGTTTGGGATCAAGACACATTATGTAGATACAACAGTGGTAGAGAATATAGAAAAGGCAATCAATAATAAAACCAAGTTGATTTGGATAGAAAGCCCTACTAACCCAACCCTGCGAATATCAGATATTCAAGCCATCGCTACTATTGCTAAAGAACACAAGGTTTGGCTATGCGTTGATAATACTTTCGCTACCCCAATAGCACAGAAGCCATTAGACTTAGGAGCTGACCTTGTCGTACACAGTGCCACTAAGTATATCGCAGGGCACTCAGACGTAGTAGCAGGCTTAGTTATCACCAAGACAGAAGAGATTGGTAAGATTATTAAGTTTCATCAGAACTCTACAGGAGCAATCCTTAGTCCTTTTGATAGCTTTCTTACCATAAGAGGGATTGAAACACTGCTGTTAAGATATAAGGGATATTCAGAGAATGCCTTACAGATAGCAGAATACCTCAGCACACATCCTAGGATAAACAAGATATATTATCCAGGATTAAAAAGCCACGAAGGACATGAGTTGGCTAAGAAGCAACAGAAGTACTATGGAGGAGTCATCAGTTTTGACTTAAAAGACAATACTAAAGAAGCTGCCTTAAAGTTCATTCAAGGATTAGAACTATTCATACTGACTGAGGGCTTAGGAGGAATAAAGAGTTTAAGCAACTACCCTTTTGAGATGTCACATGGATCAGTTCCTAAGGAAACAAAAATACAAGCAGGTATATCAGAAAGTCTAATACGACTATCTATAGGATTAGAAGAAACAGAAGATTTAATAGAAGATATCAAACAAGCATTAGCACAATAA
- a CDS encoding adenylate kinase, which yields MVALHHLGNRICIIGLSSSGKSTLAQALGKKLNLNILHLDQIAHIPNTDWAPRDKALMTADHQAFLTDHTYWVIEGNYSFLMPERFKEATCIIWLDFSPIGALYRYIKRSITHRDTRPGNLDGAKGQFSMKMVKYILFEAPKKSTKYLEMINNSSATFIHIRSFKELIRWYRVWEI from the coding sequence ATGGTAGCACTACATCACTTAGGTAATCGCATCTGCATCATTGGGCTTAGCTCTTCTGGCAAGTCTACTCTAGCACAAGCTTTAGGGAAGAAACTGAATCTAAATATCCTTCATTTAGATCAGATAGCTCATATCCCTAATACAGACTGGGCACCTCGTGATAAAGCACTTATGACAGCTGATCATCAGGCATTCTTAACGGATCATACATACTGGGTGATAGAAGGTAACTATAGCTTCTTAATGCCTGAGCGATTTAAAGAGGCTACGTGCATTATCTGGCTAGACTTCTCTCCTATCGGAGCACTGTATAGATATATAAAGCGCAGTATCACGCATAGAGATACTCGCCCTGGCAACTTAGATGGTGCCAAGGGTCAATTTAGCATGAAGATGGTCAAGTATATCTTATTCGAAGCTCCTAAGAAAAGTACTAAATATCTAGAAATGATTAACAATAGCTCAGCTACCTTCATCCATATCAGAAGCTTTAAAGAGTTGATAAGGTGGTATAGGGTGTGGGAGATATAA
- the rimM gene encoding ribosome maturation factor RimM (Essential for efficient processing of 16S rRNA), whose translation MRKKDCFYLGKIAKKFSFKGEVLIYLDTDEPELYENLESVFVDFDGQLVPFFMEQASLHKSDFLRVKFEESNSEVDADRLVGSEIYLPLTMLPKLEGNKFYYHEITDFDVIDTTEGNIGTLKRVNDSNYQPIFEIDFNGTEILVPMIDELIHKVDRENKKLYLHVPVGLLDIYLKR comes from the coding sequence ATGCGTAAAAAGGATTGTTTCTATTTAGGCAAAATCGCAAAAAAATTTAGCTTTAAAGGGGAGGTACTTATTTATTTAGATACCGATGAACCTGAGTTATACGAAAACTTGGAATCAGTGTTCGTCGACTTCGACGGACAACTGGTTCCTTTTTTTATGGAACAAGCTTCATTACATAAAAGCGATTTTCTAAGAGTTAAATTTGAAGAATCTAACTCAGAAGTAGATGCTGACCGACTAGTCGGATCAGAGATTTACCTACCTTTAACGATGCTTCCTAAATTAGAAGGAAACAAATTCTACTACCACGAGATCACTGACTTCGATGTAATAGATACTACTGAAGGAAATATAGGTACATTAAAAAGAGTAAATGATAGTAACTACCAACCGATATTCGAAATAGACTTTAACGGAACTGAAATATTAGTACCGATGATCGATGAGCTTATACATAAAGTGGATCGTGAAAATAAAAAGCTATATCTACATGTACCTGTTGGACTATTAGATATCTACTTAAAAAGATAA
- a CDS encoding IS4 family transposase, whose product MPLETNNSLDYKSTELLTILKGGFKDKLNLARISFISLFIVALCKVKSVNFTNISIAFDNSVKAESNCRRIQRFVYDAKLTSELVAKFIFAILPKQDKYTLVIDRTNWKFGNQNINILMLGVCYKNVAFPLIFKMLDKKGNSNTNERKELINDFIEWFGKDCIECLLADREFIGERWIEYLNNERIRYYIRIRNNFKVYLPHKQEDKYAYHLFYNLKVGEFRAYEKIVYLHGQLCYLSATKIMTDGKTDYCIIVSFNKPENASEKYKERWQIETLFRAMKSSGFNIEDTHLKCMKKLEQLIMLVMLALVWCYKIGDYIDTYIKPISFKKHRNRSISVVKLGLDYLARLFHSKVNQLNINVFCFLSCT is encoded by the coding sequence ATGCCTTTAGAAACGAACAACAGCCTAGATTACAAAAGTACAGAACTTTTAACGATATTAAAAGGAGGTTTTAAGGATAAACTCAATTTAGCTAGGATCAGTTTTATTTCCTTATTTATCGTGGCTCTATGCAAAGTAAAGTCAGTCAATTTTACAAATATATCTATAGCATTTGACAACTCAGTTAAAGCAGAAAGTAACTGTAGGCGTATTCAACGTTTTGTTTATGATGCTAAGTTAACATCTGAACTTGTAGCTAAGTTCATCTTTGCTATTCTTCCTAAACAAGATAAATATACCCTTGTTATAGATCGTACAAACTGGAAGTTTGGAAATCAAAACATCAACATACTGATGCTTGGTGTTTGTTACAAAAATGTTGCTTTCCCTTTAATATTTAAGATGTTAGATAAAAAAGGAAACTCAAATACCAATGAGAGAAAAGAACTCATTAATGATTTTATAGAATGGTTTGGAAAAGATTGTATAGAGTGCTTATTAGCTGATAGAGAGTTTATTGGAGAACGTTGGATAGAATATTTGAATAACGAAAGAATTAGGTATTATATACGTATTCGAAACAATTTTAAAGTTTATCTACCTCATAAGCAAGAAGATAAATATGCATATCATCTGTTTTACAATTTAAAAGTTGGAGAGTTTAGAGCTTATGAAAAAATTGTGTATCTACATGGACAACTATGTTATCTGTCAGCCACAAAGATAATGACAGATGGCAAAACTGATTATTGTATAATTGTAAGTTTTAATAAACCCGAAAATGCTTCTGAAAAATATAAAGAAAGATGGCAAATAGAAACATTATTTAGAGCAATGAAGTCAAGTGGTTTTAATATTGAAGACACGCATTTAAAGTGTATGAAAAAACTTGAACAGCTCATTATGCTAGTAATGCTTGCACTTGTTTGGTGCTATAAAATTGGAGATTATATCGATACATACATTAAACCTATATCCTTCAAAAAACATAGAAATAGAAGTATTAGTGTAGTAAAATTAGGCCTTGATTACTTGGCTAGACTATTTCATTCTAAAGTTAATCAACTAAATATCAATGTATTTTGTTTTTTGTCGTGTACTTAG
- a CDS encoding O-acetylhomoserine aminocarboxypropyltransferase/cysteine synthase family protein, with amino-acid sequence MSNLNFSTQALHAGHNVQATAGTRAVPIYQTSSYVFENADHAAGAFNLSIPAYIYTRLNNPTNDILEQRLAALEGGIGAVVTASGASAISTAFLTLLKAGDHILSSNSLYGGTYNLFNVTLPRFGINTTFVDPSNIDNFRNNIQDNTKAIFVESLGNPKLDIINLKAVAKIAKEFNIPFIVDNTVASPALLNPIQHGANIVIHSLTKYITGNGTSLGGAIIDAGTFDWSSGKFPEFTEPSPGYHGLVYHEALGNAAFIAKVRVEGLRDLGAALSPLNAFQIIQGLETLPIRIQKHSENALALAEWLEKQDTVAWVNYPGLKSSAYYDLAKEYLPKGQSGVVTFGLKKGFEAAKTVANDTKLFSLVANIGDTKSLIIHPASTTHQQLSVAEQKATGVAPDLIRLSVGIENIEDLKADLANVFKTL; translated from the coding sequence ATGAGCAATTTAAACTTTTCAACACAAGCATTACACGCAGGACACAATGTACAAGCAACAGCAGGAACAAGAGCAGTGCCTATCTATCAGACTTCATCATATGTATTCGAAAATGCGGATCATGCAGCAGGTGCATTTAACCTATCTATCCCTGCATATATCTATACAAGATTAAACAATCCTACTAACGATATCTTAGAACAACGCTTAGCAGCACTTGAAGGAGGTATCGGAGCAGTAGTAACAGCTTCAGGAGCATCAGCTATCTCTACAGCGTTCTTAACATTGCTAAAAGCAGGTGATCATATCTTATCATCTAATAGCTTATACGGTGGAACATATAACTTATTCAATGTGACGCTTCCACGTTTTGGTATCAACACTACATTCGTTGATCCCTCTAACATAGACAACTTCAGAAACAATATTCAAGACAATACAAAAGCAATATTCGTAGAGAGTTTAGGTAATCCGAAGTTAGACATCATTAACCTTAAAGCAGTAGCAAAGATCGCTAAGGAGTTTAACATACCGTTTATCGTAGATAACACAGTAGCGTCACCTGCTCTTCTTAATCCAATACAACACGGTGCTAATATCGTTATTCACTCACTTACGAAATACATCACAGGAAATGGTACTTCATTAGGAGGAGCAATAATTGATGCAGGAACATTCGATTGGTCAAGTGGTAAGTTCCCAGAGTTTACAGAGCCATCACCAGGATATCATGGTCTTGTTTACCACGAAGCTTTAGGTAATGCAGCATTCATAGCTAAGGTAAGAGTAGAAGGATTAAGAGATTTAGGCGCGGCACTTAGCCCACTTAATGCTTTCCAAATCATCCAAGGATTAGAGACATTGCCTATTAGAATCCAAAAACACAGTGAGAACGCGCTTGCATTAGCAGAGTGGTTAGAGAAGCAAGACACTGTAGCATGGGTTAATTATCCAGGTCTAAAGTCAAGTGCTTACTACGATTTAGCAAAAGAGTACTTACCTAAAGGACAAAGTGGTGTAGTTACATTCGGATTGAAGAAAGGGTTTGAAGCAGCGAAGACTGTTGCTAACGACACCAAGCTTTTCTCTTTAGTAGCAAACATCGGAGATACCAAGTCATTAATCATCCACCCTGCTTCTACTACACATCAACAATTAAGCGTAGCAGAACAAAAAGCAACAGGAGTAGCACCTGACTTAATCAGATTATCAGTAGGAATAGAAAACATCGAGGACTTAAAAGCAGATTTAGCTAACGTATTTAAAACATTATAA
- a CDS encoding 30S ribosomal protein S16, protein MSVKIRLQRHGKKGKPFYWVVAADARAKRDGKFLEKIGTYNPNTNPATVELNVDAAVKWLFNGAQPTDTARTLLSYKGAMLKHHLQGGVNKGALTQEQADAKFAAWLEEKAAKINAKKDGLSSNKAADKAARLAAEKEVNAKRAAAAQAKAAAAVAPAEETAEVAAEESNEETQA, encoded by the coding sequence ATGTCTGTAAAAATTAGATTACAAAGACACGGTAAAAAAGGAAAACCTTTTTACTGGGTAGTAGCTGCTGACGCACGCGCTAAAAGAGATGGTAAATTCTTAGAGAAAATCGGAACTTACAATCCTAACACTAACCCTGCAACTGTAGAATTAAATGTTGATGCTGCTGTTAAATGGTTATTCAACGGTGCTCAACCTACAGATACTGCTAGAACATTACTTTCTTACAAAGGAGCAATGTTAAAACACCACTTACAAGGTGGAGTTAACAAAGGAGCTTTAACTCAAGAGCAAGCTGACGCGAAATTCGCTGCTTGGTTAGAAGAAAAAGCTGCTAAAATCAACGCTAAGAAAGATGGTTTATCATCTAACAAAGCTGCTGACAAAGCTGCAAGATTAGCTGCTGAGAAAGAAGTAAACGCAAAACGTGCTGCTGCTGCTCAAGCTAAAGCTGCTGCTGCTGTTGCTCCTGCAGAAGAAACTGCTGAAGTAGCTGCTGAAGAAAGCAACGAAGAAACTCAAGCATAA